The region TCGGGGTGGTTGTGCGTGGTGCCGGCCGTTGACGCTGggtgggttttggtggtttgttgtGGTGGCTTCCAACGAACGAAAGACGATATCGCGCAACTGGGAATAAAATGGGGCCCGCGGATGGAGAAAAATGGGAAGCTCCGGAACATTTCGAACTTCGGGCACTGGCCAGTTCCAACTTCTCGGCAAACTTGTCAGCCAATCAGTTGCCAGAATTGGTACTGAAGCTCGGACCATATCTTCTTAGCTACCGTCATTTTATGCCTGCCTCAAGCTGTCAACCACTTACACATACACTTTCACATGCATCCATTCTCATTTTCAGCCTTGTTATTGTTTCCTAATTCTTCATGAGTTCTTACAAAATACTTCTACTATCCAACATACGCTCTTCACTTCCAACCTAATCCAAGCTTTGAATCTGCACCTTGATCGCCCCCGTCTTCGGATCACTCGCCGTATTAAACGCCTTCAGCGCCTCCTCCAGAGGAAACCTATGCGTAACCAACCTCGACATATCCAGCACCTTGCTCTGCACCAACCTAATCGCCCTCGGCCAGGTGTTGCTATACCGATACTGAAACTGCAAATCAACCTCCCTCACGCTCGCCCTCATAAACGGAATCTGAATCTCgttcctccccaccccaaTTACAAACACCTTGCCTCCAAACTTCACGGCCCAGATGGCCGCCCCAATCGAGCTCTCAACGCCGGTACACTCCAATGCAATCGCCGGCTCGATACCATTGAACCCCTCCTTGACAATCCTCTCCGCCTGCTGTTCCACGCTCAACCCAGGCTCAACCttcaccgtcaccacccccggcgCGATCTCCTTTGCAAACTTTAACCTCCCCTCATCAATATCCGTGATGACCAACGGACACGCCCCTGCCGCCTGGCAACAAAGCAGCGTAATCAACCCAATCGGCCCCGCCCCGCAAATCAACACCGGATCTCCCAGCCTCACACCCGCCCTCTGCATGCCAGCCAAAGCTACGCTCAGCGGCTCGAGCATCGCCCCGTCCTCATAGCTCATATCCCCAATCTTGTGGCACCAGACAGCCTTGTGGTTGACATACCGTCTTAACAAGCCTGCCACTGGAGGTGTAGACAGGAAGTCGACCTTCTCGCACCCATTGTATCTGCCGGTGAGGCAGGGCTCGCACTCGTTACAGATGACCTGGGGCTCGATGGCTACGCGGTCTCCGACTTGGAGGGTCTTGACGGAGGGGTGGACGGCGATGATCTCACCGGCGGATTCGTGACCGAGGACGTGGTCACAGGTTACGATCATAGGGCCAATACAGCCGTGCTTCCAGAAGTGGACGTCGGAGCTGGAGACGGTGACATGTCAGTATGAACTTGGTCCAGAAAGGGGGTGAGAGGAGAGAGCGAACTAACCCGCAGATACCCGTGCTTCTGATGGCAACTGtcacctccccttctttgAGCTCTGGGCTGCCTTGCTGGACGCTTTCCAAGCTTGGTTCAGCAGAGTCGATCCAGAGGTCATGGCCAGGGTTGGTGAAGACACCAATGTTGGCCTTGGAGGCCTTTacttttgttgttgtcatcgtcgtcgacaTCTTGTCTGTTTCCTGTCTGCTTACTTGAGCCAAGTGAGTTTGTCAATGGCGATAATCGCGGGGTTGATAGCAACAGCTCTCTAAGTTATAAGAGCTGGTGCTCAGAAGAACAAAGATGGGACGGGACGCGAGTAAGTTTAACTTTTCCCAACCGTCAACTTATATAGTTCACCAAACGGAAGAATCCGAACGCCGGATAAGAGTTGTAGGCAGGCAAAGGGTGTAATGGGACCTGCCGATCTCGCTACAACCCTCCACAGATACTTTACTACAAAAGCTCGCAAGGTGGGTTTGAAAAGGGAACCATCTATGTCACAAACCCAGCCGCCTGTGTGTTCATGtggcacctcctccacctcctcttccaccccccacgGTCCACGGTAGATGCAGCAGTTTTGATATCTgatctgatgatgatgccccCCTTGGACGATCACAAGCACTAGAAGCTAGCACGCCCAATGCACTTTTCCATTACGCCGCCgcgtctcctcccccccaccactgCACAACCTTACATTGGCACgggaaagaaacaaaagaaaagaattGTTCTAGACGCATCAATGGCGGGTAATTCTCACCCACACCCAGGTCCTCTTTCGTTACCGAACCAATCCTTCGAGATGTAGGTTTGATGATGCAAAGTGATCAGGAGGGAAAGTAAAGCAAGGTAGCCATGTTCCCGGGAAGTGGGGTCCAAAAGATTCTCGGGGTTATGACTTCGGCCGCTTCAACACCGACGACATTCTTGTTGCCAACGGGATGCCGTGGTGTGTGTCGGTCTACTGCAGTTCACGGTACGTCTCCCCCCGCCATCCGCGCCAATCACCGGCCGTTCAACAACCATCGACCCTCTCGGGAGCGGCCGAAGGCCAAAAGCAACGGTTCTTGTttaccccccccctccccccgtgCCCCGCTCCGTGGTTCGGGGGGGCTGGCTGGCCTGGCTTGCTCCTCAATTGCCCAGACCATTTTTCCGCCTCGGCCTGTGTTCTTCCGCCTACCATCGAACGTAGATTGGAAATGTGGCTTTTGTTTGATCGTATTTACCAATGCTACCTCGACATGTGGTTTGAAACAATAATAATGAAAACCCGAACATGGCAGTTGGCATTCTTCTTATCCAGCTCGGTCTGGATTGCCGGATACAACGTGGTCTTCCGGTCTGCCGAGACCGTTTGACTTTTGCCGTGATGTATAAAATCTTCCAGAATACAATAGATGACCCGTATACACTCCATCTCCTACACCGTATTTTCCACGTTGAGGATATTGTCCAACGAAATCAAATCCGTCCACAGAAATATGGAACCATGCCCGCCTAGATTTCCTTTCAAGTCTCCGCCAATTATGGATGCCCTTCGCATCCATTATCACCATATGCATGACTTTATGCATCTCCCCCCCcgcccacccccaaaaaaagcCAAGTTTGTGCAGCAAAATATCATGTAGATCCTCTCACGGCGTGCAGAGAGTTCCGAAATGTCGGGTCCGTCGTGGTCAGTCAGCTGCGGGGTATCTGTCGTAAAAggtgaaagaaaaaaagtcgctatgttgttggtgtttcCGATGCTGTCGTGAACTTGTGAGCTTTTCGTATCCGCCCCCCTGGCTCCAATGGTTCTGATGTCATCAAGCCATGGCTATCACCACGTCCCCCAGGCATCGACCATAGGAGCAGCAAGCTTCTGGAGCGAGCTCGCCTTTGAGGATAAGGTCACGTTTTAGCTAAACAAAAGAGTTAGGCATGAGATTGGGGGGTGTATGAAGTGGGGAGACGTACATCTGGGCAGACAATTGGTCTTGCTACGGCCATGCTGCTTGCCACGATGGCCCAGACGGCGAGGAGAGAAAGGAGTCGCATCTTGACTGATTGGACCGATTTGCTGGTACAATTGACGGGCGAAGAGACAAAAATCCAGTCGTCGTGAGCTCACAAcaaatttaaaaaagaaggCTGATCGCAATACGTAAGGGAACCTGGGAAAGCTGAGAGAGTGGAACCGGCGAATGGGTCTCTTAAAGCAAGGCGAGATGCCGAAGCCGAAAAAGATGGCTGTAGACTTCGTATCCTAGACTTGATAATTGTGAGAGCAACGATCAAAGAAAGCGGTGCGGCACGGGAGCGGTCTGGAGCTTAATACGAGGAATCAGACGATAAGAGAGCAAAGGTGCAGTGCTCGTAGGCTGGATATGGCCACTCGGCGTTTCTCTTTTGGAAACATGGGCTTCATCCTATCGTCTTGCTCATGGAGAACAGTTTGAGTCTTTGATTTGATGAAGAGGCACAGTGACAATCGGAGAGGACATTACAGTCGGACTCAGCCCTTGTCATGAACTGAGAAAGCGAGCTCGCTCAAGGCTGTTTTCTCAGTCAGTGACAAGGTTAATCCGATTGGGGTTTGTATGCAATGCAAATGTCTCAACTCTGCAAGCCGTCGGTAACTGCGAGAAACTTCGCCGCTGCCTACTGGTCTCATAAGATCCTGTCGAGTACGCCGTGTCAGTCGCCGAGCGGGAGGGACGGCGAAGCATTAAGACAGACATTGTGCTATGCGTGAAGGCCGCAGTGGCGGAGTGTGGGGAAACCATGGCTCCAGCTGGGCTGAGAATGGTCTTTATCTCCATGTCTCAGAGCCTGCCAATGAGAATGTTAGGAATACTGCTGTACTGCTGGTGGCTGTCATAGTCTAGGGATTTCGTTCAGCTCCGAGTTGCGACGAGGAATCGATGGCCTTGGAAATGAATCCAGCCTTCTGCCGAGTTTGTTGGGCGTGAAGCTCACAGAAGGGAAATGCAAATAGTATCGATACAGAAAGGGAACTGAAAAGCGTGGCAAGGGGAAAGCCACAGTGTTTGATTCTGTGTTTGTAACATGACAAACGAATGGGTGCTCGTTTCAAGTTGCTGAGGAAGATGGAATTTAAAGGTCGAGAAAATATGAAACTAAGCCACAGACCCCGCGGAGATGGGTATAGCGGCTAGAACCGGAGGAAACGGCGCGATAATATTGAGAGCCTCGGTCATCAAACTCCCTTGAAAAGAAATTATTCAGATGCATCCTGAAAGAATCTGAAAGTTGCTCTCTGGGTAGGAAGATATCAGTTTAAAGGGTAGGGTTGGGTGCATTTTCTCTTTGCGGCATGTGAAATCACCCCGCCTCGCATGGAGCACAGGCCACCTCAGCCTGAGCTTCAGCCACACAATGACGTTGTCGATTCCAGCCCTGGTTAGGGAAGCTTCCAGCTTGGAAAGGCCCACGTCACACCTGTCAGTCCACCAGCTGGAGCTTCCGTTCTTAAAAACAACAAAGCTGTCCGGATCTATTCACTACAACCAACGACAGGAATACTCGACGTTATACTTTTTTCCTACAGTGACTGAGAtaaccaccaaaaccacatCAGCGCCGCCAAAATGACGCTCTACTACACCTTGGTATGCCCCTCTAGCTGGCTACTACAGCAGCGCTTTTGATCTGGGATCTGGGCTAACATCGCCAAAGGTCTTTATGCTACTAGTAGCAGAGATGGCCTTGTTCATGCTCTTGGTCGTCCCACTGCCATTTACGATGCGCAGGAAGCTCTTTACGTATGTTTCTATCCAGCTCACCTCTTATCGGCCGAAGTATAGCTAACCCCTGATTTCCCAGCTTCATTTCCGAGAATCCGATTGTCGCAAAAGTACAATACTGGCTCAAGATCACATttgtcttcatcctcatcctgtTCATCGACAGCGTAAATCGTGTCTACCGCGTCCAGGTCGAGCTTGCCGCCGCAACTGAGGGTAACAATGGACAAAGCGCGTACGTCTATTATACCCCACTTATCCTATTTTTCTGTGCCCCCCAGACACTAATCAAGTCAGGAACAGAACTGCCATAATGGGACACGAGCGTCTCGAAGTCCAGGCCCGCAAGTTTTACTCGCAGCGCAACATGTACCTCTGCGGCTTCACCCTCTTCTtgtccctcatcctcaaccgcACCTACATCATGATCCTCGAGACGCTCCgcctggaggagaaggtcaagCTGTACGAGGGCTCCGAGAAGAACACCAAGCAAGCCGAGAAGCTCGCACAggctggtgatgctggtgagATTGCGcggttgaagagggagatcAAGCTTCGTGATCAAGACATTGCTACCCTCAAGAAGCAGTCCGAGGGTTTGCACAGGGAGTATGACGAGTTGGCCGAGAGATATGGTGCCACGCAGGAGAATGGCAAGCTTTCCAAGAAGGACAAATAGGATCTGAAcctttgggagggggtggagaacCTTGACTCTGGTGCCGCTTCTGGTGTTGGGAAGGTATCGGGATCGTCGGGGTTGTTTaaggaggatgagagtgAAACGGAGGTGCGGTTGCGGAGGGCAGGGTCGGAAAATATTTGGTCTCCTTAGAGATAGGGAGATTGTGtaagaggagaaggaatgGATGATGTGACTGAAAAGTGTGTATGGTTTTGAGGGAGTTGGGCTAGGGTCTTTTTCTTACCTACGTGTATCCATCAATGGCGAACTTTCATGGTTGTTTTACTCTGAATGGGACATTTACTTGATTACCAAACACACATTGACGGAGAGATACTTGGTCGCACTGTGTTTGGTCAAGACTGGAAAAGTCTTGTGCAATGCAAATAGCACTGGTCAGGTATTTCAACACGAAGCACATAACCCTATCCTGGGACACGGCGATCCATATGCATGCCTGTGGCTGTGGCTTCTCAAGAGCTTTCACATCGGTAATATTTGGAAGGGGAACTCGTGGATGTGCAGAAAACCCAGTGCCTTTTCTCTATCTATATACAACAAACACTAAGAAGAAAAGGCCCAACCAGGGCTGTCTATAACTATGCAAGCCCAAGAAATGCTAACAATCCGTCCAAAAAGTCTTTTAACGCCCAAAATAGTTTCCCTCCTGTCCcacttttttcctttctctATAAACTAGTTGATTTTTTTATACAAGAGCTTTTGTTACAATATATACATACACACCGCCCCTTTCCCCACATGCTGGTGGTGACATGCAAGTAGTAGTACTCAATACATGTCATACAAGTCAGGGAACAAGATCCCGTTCGCCATGGCGAgcacctccctctcaaaaTCCGtatccgcctcctcctcgtcccaaGGCAGCAGACCCATCGCCCGAAGcccttcctccccgccgGCGTCGCTTATTTCTTGGACGCCTGGACGGCCAATGTAGTGTGCTTCTCCCCTGCCGTGACCGCTCCCGTAGCCGCACCCGTCAAAGAAATCTGGGCCGGGGCAGCCGAGGAGAAAAGATTTCCGCTGGCGGGAGAGGTAGAGGGCGTTTGTTTGGGTTAGGGGCACGCAGGGGAGGTACATCACGCTTgctgagggggtgggggaggaagaggtgatGGAGTGGATGAGGTCGGGGTGCCAGATTAGGTAGTCGCCTGGGGAGAGGTCGGGGATGTCGATTAGGGAGCGGCGGAGCtggaggtgggggtggatggaCGAGTTTATTTCCTGGGCgtaggaggggagggcgCCGTGGAGGATGGAGTTTGTGGGTGTGAATGCCCAGTTTTCTGTTtccggggaggaggaggaagaagaagagggggagaagaaagggcggaggaggaagtaaGCTGTTGCGTGCTTGAGCAAAGGACAGACGCGCATGGAGGAGGGCCCCGGGGATAAGGCGAGCCAGCCTTGGTACATTCTGAAGATGGAGCATGCGCCGGCTTTGTGGTAGAGGTCCGAGGTTACTGTCAGACGGGTGCTGCTCTGTACGTGAGGTTAGTGGTGGTGCAAGAAATGATGGAACGCGGTAATTGACGAACCTCCCATGGGTTGTAATCTTCCCATTGCCCCTGGAATATCTCATTGTAGGTGCCTGCCCTTCCATACCCGTCCGTCTCCCATCTTTCCACACTGCCGCCATCAATATGAGCTGCCGCGGGGGACCTCGTGTCTGCCGTCTTTTGACCTGTCCTTATTCGGTCGGCATAAGTGATCGGGAAATTCGTGGTCACCCTCGCCTTTGGATCTTTCGAAGTCCATAACCCCATGACAAAACGTTGAGCTTCCAAGACATTGGGGTGTCCCCTTGCCTTGATCTGAGCTGCACTCCAATACAGTTCCTGTAGGTCAGATTCCTGAGGAGTCCTTGGCCTTTTCTCTGCATTTTCGTCAAGATACCCCATAGCTCCTTGGTACAAGTCCTCCGCAGTACCCCGTGGTATCACATTGCGTATGATAGCAACGCCTCTCTGTCGAAGGCCTTCCCGGAAGACCTCGGCCACCCCGGGTTTCTTGATGTTGGAAAAGTCGATGGTGGGGACAGCCTGTGACCCCAAAGATGATACAAGATCAACCTCGTCCGAGAGGCTCTGTATCAGGCGCTGCCATGAGGGCACAAGTGTCGATTCCTTTCCGGATACTAATCTTTCCTTCAGGACACTAAACCGCCGCGGGAGGGGTATTGGCTCGGAGTATGATCGTGAAAGCATCTCATCCTTTCTCGACGGGGGTGAATGGCTCGAGGAGACTGGGGAGATCGGAAGAGGCCCTATAGAAATGGCCATGTCGGGGGATGCGCGCGAATAACATAGCAACACGGGAGGAAGTGCAGCTGCAATTCAGGAGCGCATATTGGATGCAGGAAAGAGTGGGAAGGACCCGGTATGTATTCAGCAGCTgcaagaagcagcagagaTATACACATTGTCAGTCGACAACGGTGACGAATCCGGCGTGGTTTCCATTGCTTGCCTCGGTGCGGGCATTGCTCCAGGTCTGAAAGACGGTTGTCGATGCATCAAGATCCGAAAGTGGAAACCCAAAAGGTGTAAGTCGTTTGGGCCATGTCCCTGTCTCCCTACCAGGGGACCGCAAAGCGCAGAGACGGGCCGTCTGGCCGGACAAGACACCCCACGTAAATTCTACGATGGGCCCCCCAATAGGGGAATTTTAAGCACCCCTACCCAAAACCAAAGGCAAAGATCCGAACAACTGTCTTGGTTGATTTCTCAAAGCTCTGCTAACGTCTCGCTTGCAATGCCCGCAAGTCCCTAGCTTCCCTTTGCAGGGCTGAAAAGAGCCTCTGATAAGAGCAGGGATCAGGGCTTTAACCCAAATGCACTGTTGATCTGTCCCGACATGCCGATTCGCGCCGCGTGTTGTCCTTTTCTGGTTCCGTGATCTCGTTTCTAAGCTTGTTTCCCTCGTTTGGAACGGCGGATAGGGACGTTAGTGTCGGCATTGTCACCGGAAGTCTTCCTTTTGGCCGGTGGCTTAGACTTGGTGGTTTTCTCTTCGGGCTCTGTTTTGGTTGCCGGCTTGTCTTCCTGGTCCGTTGCCGCTCCCTTGTCGTTCTCCTCTGCCTTTTCCGCCGTGGCAGCCGCCTTTCCAGAGGCTTGGGT is a window of Podospora pseudopauciseta strain CBS 411.78 chromosome 1, whole genome shotgun sequence DNA encoding:
- the lad1 gene encoding L-arabinitol 4-dehydrogenase (EggNog:ENOG503NUZ0; COG:Q) is translated as MSTTMTTTKVKASKANIGVFTNPGHDLWIDSAEPSLESVQQGSPELKEGEVTVAIRSTGICGSDVHFWKHGCIGPMIVTCDHVLGHESAGEIIAVHPSVKTLQVGDRVAIEPQVICNECEPCLTGRYNGCEKVDFLSTPPVAGLLRRYVNHKAVWCHKIGDMSYEDGAMLEPLSVALAGMQRAGVRLGDPVLICGAGPIGLITLLCCQAAGACPLVITDIDEGRLKFAKEIAPGVVTVKVEPGLSVEQQAERIVKEGFNGIEPAIALECTGVESSIGAAIWAVKFGGKVFVIGVGRNEIQIPFMRASVREVDLQFQYRYSNTWPRAIRLVQSKVLDMSRLVTHRFPLEEALKAFNTASDPKTGAIKVQIQSLD
- a CDS encoding hypothetical protein (EggNog:ENOG503P9SB), whose protein sequence is MSVLMLRRPSRSATDTAYSTGSYETIKMRLLSLLAVWAIVASSMAVARPIVCPDLKRDLILKGELAPEACCSYGRCLGDVVIAMA
- the YET3 gene encoding Endoplasmic reticulum transmembrane protein 3 (COG:U; BUSCO:EOG09264XKX; EggNog:ENOG503NZWT), which codes for MTLYYTLVFMLLVAEMALFMLLVVPLPFTMRRKLFTFISENPIVAKVQYWLKITFVFILILFIDSVNRVYRVQVELAAATEGNNGQSATAIMGHERLEVQARKFYSQRNMYLCGFTLFLSLILNRTYIMILETLRLEEKVKLYEGSEKNTKQAEKLAQAGDAGEIARLKREIKLRDQDIATLKKQSEGLHREYDELAERYGATQENGKLSKKDK
- a CDS encoding hypothetical protein (COG:S; EggNog:ENOG503PAHQ), with amino-acid sequence MAISIGPLPISPVSSSHSPPSRKDEMLSRSYSEPIPLPRRFSVLKERLVSGKESTLVPSWQRLIQSLSDEVDLVSSLGSQAVPTIDFSNIKKPGVAEVFREGLRQRGVAIIRNVIPRGTAEDLYQGAMGYLDENAEKRPRTPQESDLQELYWSAAQIKARGHPNVLEAQRFVMGLWTSKDPKARVTTNFPITYADRIRTGQKTADTRSPAAAHIDGGSVERWETDGYGRAGTYNEIFQGQWEDYNPWESSTRLTVTSDLYHKAGACSIFRMYQGWLALSPGPSSMRVCPLLKHATAYFLLRPFFSPSSSSSSSPETENWAFTPTNSILHGALPSYAQEINSSIHPHLQLRRSLIDIPDLSPGDYLIWHPDLIHSITSSSPTPSASVMYLPCVPLTQTNALYLSRQRKSFLLGCPGPDFFDGCGYGSGHGRGEAHYIGRPGVQEISDAGGEEGLRAMGLLPWDEEEADTDFEREVLAMANGILFPDLYDMY